The following proteins come from a genomic window of Nocardioides albertanoniae:
- a CDS encoding APC family permease, with the protein MSDQEPSRLAPPPRVVGEDEDARLAEFGYDQKLDRSVGKIASFAIGFSTISATTAVFTGFGAGYLNAGSPFIWTLFLAIPVFLLWTLIAADLAAKIPLAGYAYQWTSRLNGSSYGWFTGSAALVGWVSGMTSLGYIFAGYLGSVLGWQLTQPKQILIAIFVVTTCVLINAYRVRLATFINNIGVALELVVTVGVTLVVAVVAFVVPGNSQPLSSLFDGTSAGDGPYLLAWLAASLGPFFGLVGVEAVADVAEETKGARRVIPRTMFYAFATSCVIEFLMYLVYVLAIKDASTLTDSAAPIEEIITQQVGPVASRIVVAIALTNILVCLLANVLVGTRLLYSLSRDNMMPFSRALRRVSPARKTPATAVLSLGAVSVLMLLSALVNEQAFNYFLGIATLAFFTTYLLQTVGLLIAAKRGRIPEPERGTFDLGRARTPVLVMSLIVFGVVEAALLFLPAFAGNGFVLAGILGLAVVWWLVVLRGRLRQGQAGPRYAQDHPDETVAVNV; encoded by the coding sequence ATGAGCGACCAAGAACCATCTCGCCTGGCCCCGCCACCACGTGTGGTGGGTGAAGACGAAGACGCACGTCTGGCCGAGTTCGGGTACGACCAGAAGCTCGATCGTTCCGTCGGCAAGATCGCGTCCTTCGCGATCGGATTCTCGACGATCAGCGCCACCACCGCCGTGTTCACCGGCTTCGGCGCTGGCTACCTCAACGCGGGCTCGCCCTTCATCTGGACGCTTTTCCTGGCGATCCCGGTGTTTCTCCTCTGGACGCTGATCGCAGCTGACCTGGCTGCCAAGATCCCGCTGGCGGGCTACGCCTACCAATGGACGAGCCGGCTCAATGGATCGAGCTACGGGTGGTTCACCGGCTCTGCGGCGCTCGTCGGCTGGGTGAGCGGGATGACCAGCCTCGGCTACATCTTCGCCGGATATCTGGGCAGCGTCCTGGGTTGGCAGCTCACCCAGCCGAAGCAGATCCTCATCGCGATCTTCGTCGTGACCACCTGCGTACTCATCAATGCCTACCGCGTTCGGCTGGCTACGTTCATCAACAACATCGGCGTCGCCCTGGAGCTGGTCGTCACCGTGGGGGTCACCCTTGTCGTTGCCGTCGTCGCGTTCGTGGTCCCGGGAAACTCACAGCCGCTCAGCTCGCTCTTCGACGGCACATCGGCCGGAGATGGGCCTTATCTGCTCGCGTGGCTGGCTGCCTCCCTCGGTCCGTTCTTCGGCCTCGTCGGCGTCGAGGCGGTGGCCGACGTCGCCGAAGAGACCAAGGGCGCCCGCCGGGTGATCCCGCGAACGATGTTCTATGCGTTCGCGACGTCGTGCGTGATCGAGTTCTTGATGTATCTCGTCTACGTTCTCGCGATCAAGGATGCGTCCACACTCACCGACTCCGCAGCTCCCATCGAGGAGATCATCACCCAACAGGTCGGCCCGGTCGCCTCACGGATCGTCGTCGCCATCGCTCTTACCAACATTCTGGTCTGTCTGCTGGCGAACGTCCTCGTCGGTACGCGGCTGCTGTACTCCCTCTCGCGCGACAACATGATGCCGTTCTCCCGAGCGCTCCGACGCGTGTCCCCTGCTCGTAAGACGCCGGCGACCGCAGTGCTGTCCCTCGGGGCCGTGTCTGTTCTGATGCTCCTGTCCGCACTGGTCAACGAGCAGGCGTTCAACTACTTCCTCGGCATCGCGACACTCGCTTTCTTCACGACGTACCTTCTCCAGACGGTCGGTCTGCTCATCGCCGCCAAACGGGGCCGGATCCCGGAGCCCGAGCGGGGGACGTTCGATCTCGGCCGAGCTCGAACCCCGGTGCTCGTCATGAGCCTGATCGTGTTCGGCGTCGTCGAGGCGGCGCTTCTGTTCCTCCCTGCCTTCGCCGGTAACGGATTCGTGCTCGCAGGCATACTCGGCCTCGCCGTGGTCTGGTGGCTCGTGGTGCTCCGCGGCCGGCTTCGTCAGGGGCAGGCTGGACCGCGCTACGCGCAGGACCACCCTGACGAGACGGTCGCCGTCAACGTCTGA